TTTTCCCGACTCCTGGTGAGCCGATGAATAACAACCCGGCGTCCACAACAGGATATTCTGTGACAAAATCATTGGCGATTTTTTGGGCCTCATGAAGCGAACGGTTATTTTCTATAGGATAGAAAGAATCAATGGTGCAATTTTCATAACGTTTGGGTATGCGCGCTTCTTTTAAAAGGCGGTCACTTATCCTGGGATAAAAACAGCCGCAGCGTTTTACCGCCTCAATGCCGTCTTCTTTAGTGACTTCCCAGCCGGAACCCCCACATTTGGGGCATGTTGCGGGTTGATTTTTTTTTATTGTTTTTAAAGCAGGCATGGTATTTTCCTTATCATTGTTAATTGTTATCTGAACCGGGTCAAGGGTCATGGGTCAAGCGGCAGAAATTTATTATTATATTCCTTGCCCCTTGCTACATGCTGCTTGCCCCTTTTTCTATCATTTAATCGTAAAGTCCAATATTTGTCAAGCTGAATTTCTTAAGAATCTCTTTTTGCAAAAGCTGTTCCATGGTTTGTTCATAAGTTTTAAGGGGCATTCTTTTTTTATATGGCGCTAAATCCTTTTCAATTTTTTCTTTCATTTCCGCGTTTTCATTTTCCTTTAACCGGATTTTTAGATATTGGACGATTTCCTTCTGGTTCTGGTTGAATTTTTCTTCAGCCTCAAGAAATGTAATGTCTTTTTCATTTTGCAGTAAAATATTATATACATTTTCAAACAAAGATAAAATATGTTTGTAGATAAGTTTTTTTCGCCCCTTTTTGGTCTTTCCAGACAACGTTTTTATTATTTCACTGATCCTCTCAAGTATGAAAGTTGGCGCGTCTTTCCGGTCTTCTTTCCTGGCAGAACCAATCATATTTTCCTTATATATTTCCCATTCTGAAAGTATTTCGGATTCACAGTAACCTATTGAATTTATTCTTTTGGGGCTGGGATTATTAGCGAAGGTTGTATCGATCCCCCTTAAGACAAGAGGCAGGGGGATGCCCTCGGCAAACCATTTTTTTACCAAAAGCCAGTCCTTCGGCGAAAGAATCAGGCTTTTCCCTTTTTTCTGGCAGAAATAATTTTCAACGTCTTCAATGTACATGTTTTATGTTTTAGTTTCAGTAAATTTAATTGTATCGTTTTTTATTCCAAAAGGAACCAGTGTTTGTGAATTGTAAAACGTAATAAGTATTAAGAATACATCTATTTGCGTTTTACTTTTCACGTTTCACGGCTTCAGTTCCTCTATCTTTTTCCTTATAAGTTCAATAACCGGGTTTTCCGGGAAATCGGTCAGCAGTTTAATGTATTCGTCTTTCGCCTTAGAGGTATCTTTGAAATTTTTTTCGTAAATCAACGCCAATTGTTCAACCGCCTTTTGCTTGTAAAAATATAAGTCCATTTTCTTTATTTTTTCATAAACATCAAGCGCCTCTTTCCATTTTTTTTCTAAAGAATAAATTTCGCCCAATTCCATTAAAAAATAAAGAAGGACCGGTGAACCAGGGTTCTTGCCGATAAAATCATTTATGCCATTTTCAGCGTCAGGCAATTTGTAAGAATTTTTTTCACGGATTGCTTTTGTTAATATTCTAAGTTCTGCCTCATTTCCCCTGTTTTTATTTAACAGGAATATTCGGAGCAGGCTTTTATTTGTCTCCGGTTCGGAAGGAAATTTTCTGGCAAAATCTTCAAAAGATTCCTTTGCCTTTTCGAATTCATCCTCCAGGAAATAGGTTTCGGCAAGATAAAAATATGAAGCAGGGAGGAAACTGTTAACTGAGGGGTTTCCCGCTATATATTTGAATTGTTTTTCTGCCTCATTGAAATTTCCCAGAAAAAATTCCGCTTCGGCCAGCCGGAAAAGGGCCCTTTTTATAATTTCGTTTTGTTCCGGCAGGTTTTTAAAAAAACCCAGTGTTTCTTTTGCCTGTAATAAATTATGCGTTTCAAAAAATATCTCGCCTTTTAACGCGTAAGATTGCAGGATATAAGGTGCCGGGACGGATTCGTTAATCATTTCGTTTAAAATATTCAAGCTCGAATCGTAATTTTTAAGGTTATAAAAGGACAATGCAATCTGGTAATTTGCAAGCGGCCCGAACGTGGAAAAATCTTTGATTTTATTGAAGGTTGTTATTGCCTCGTTATAGAATTTTTTATTAATAAGTTTTTCTCCAAGCTGAACCAAAGTAATTTCTCTGTTTTTTTCAAGCTCGCCCGCTTTTTCAAGGCAGGGAATGCTTAAATCAGGCTGGTTTGTTTCAAGGTAAATCTCGCCGAGAAGCTTATATAATTCACCGGATTCAGGTTTTTTTGAAATCTCAGCCTGCGTTTTTTCAACCATGAATTGAGGATTTTTCAGGTTTTTTGTAATATCATGCAATTCTGAAATTACAAGCGGAAGCTGTTCAGACGAATAGTTTAAAAGGCTAAGTAATTCCTCAAACGCCCGCTCATTTTGCATCTGTAAAAGATAAATTTCAAATATTTCGCGATGGTAAATAAAAGGATTATGAAATATTTTTCTTGCCTCCAGCAGGCAGTTAAGTGATTCGTTAATCAAACCCTTTTTATTGAATATGGATACTGTAATTTGAAGGGTCAGTTCATTTGGGTTTTGGAAGAAAATATTTTTCCATATAGATATTGCCTCATTTTTTCTGTCGGATTCAAAATATAAATTTCCCAGGATTTCAAAATAAGAAAAATCTTTGTTTGGATTTTTCTCCCACACTGAAACGGCCTTGAGATATTTTTTCTGCCATAGATGAAAATTGACAAGAAGCCGGCGGACATGATTTTTTGAAGGATTTTGGTTTAATTCATCTTCTAAATTATTAATTTTTTGCTCCAGGATATTCCTTTTTTCATATACATGGAAAAGCCGCTCCTGGAGGTCGGTATTAAACGGCAGTAAATCAAACTTTTTTTCATATAGTTCTTGCGCCCTGGCATGGAAGTTGTTCTTTTCATAAAACCTGCCGAGAAGGAATATATAGTTTGGATTTAACGGCTCCCTTTCTGTCATTTCCCGCATAACTTCAAGTTGTTTTTCCGGGTTATTGTTGATTTGATACAATTCAGCCAGCCTTTCGCGGATTATGTTAATTTCAGGTATTTTCGGATAGTTTTTGATCAGGGTTTCATATTCTTTTACGGCTTCTTCAAAATTCCCAAGCCTGTCATAACTTTCAGCAATACCTTTCTGGCAGCTGACTCTTTCATTTTCATTTTTACTGGTTAATAATATTTCTTTATACATCTTTATAGCTGTTTCATATTGTTTTTGATTAAAGAAATTGTTTGCCTGGAATAATTTGAAACTTTTTAAATCATGCGCAGCCCCGGCGTCCGCGGTAAAAAATAAAATAATTAAAAAAATCGCTGATTTTTTCATTTTTCCTCCGACAAACGGCGGAAATATCCTTCCACGAGTTCGCGGTATTCCCACGGTATTTTTTCATCCTGTATATTTTCTATCTCGGACAGGATTTTCTTTTTTATCTCTTTAAGAGAACCAGGCAAATCGCCGGGGCGTTCTTTTATTTCAAATTCCCGGCCCGTGGTTGATTTCCATTGTTTTCCTGCTTCGCGCTGCCTGATTGATTTCTGGGCGTCTAAAAGCCTTGTTAAAATCCTTCGCTGTTTTTGCTGTAATTTCTCGCCGGTTTCTTTGTTTTTTAGCCCTTTTTCCACTTCATCCATATCGTTTAACGCACCGCCAAAGTCACCAATTTTTTCAGAAAGAGACTGCATCTGTTTTTCCAGTTCCTCAAGGGCTTGTTTAATAAGAGATTGTTCGAATGCCATCTGCTGTAAAATATTTTCTTCCTGTGGAGTTAATCCTCCCTGTTTTTTAATTAAGTTTTCAAGGTTTTTAGTAAGCTCGTTCAAATTTTCCTGCCTGTTGGAAAGATTTTTTAGCTCTTCCATCAATGAATCTGAACCGCCCCCCGGCGGCGCTTTTGAAAGCTCTTCGTAAAGTTTAATAAGATAAAAGGTTGTGCTGTTTACTTTCCCGACGCCTTCTTTTCCATACGAAAGCGCCATCGGTGTTTGCCCGTTTTTTAATTCTTCGACTGCCTGGTTAATGTCCATTTGCGCGCTTTGAATATTTTCTGTTAACCGGGGATTTATAAAGACAAATTTTTTTGTTAATTCCTTGTATTCTTTTTCAAAAAGATTAACGCCCTGTTTCAGGTTATTTTCTTTACCCGCGAGTTCCTGCCTTTTTTCTTCGCTTGCGCCGGATGATGCTTCAGAGATGGATTTTTTTGTAATTTCATTTATTTCATTTCCGGATGATGAAATTATCAGTCCGTAATTAATGGTTTTTTCAATCGCGGATAAAATCTCCTGCATGGATTTTTCTTTAAAGTCGTTTTTTATTTTGCTGAGTTTTTTTGCCATATCCTTCAGTTCAGGGGACACCTTTTCATCTATTTTTTTGATATTCTTTTTTACCGCGTCTTCAAGTTTTTTTACTAAATCATCTATTTTCTTTTCCAGCGCTTTTTCCTCCATTTCACTGCCTGCCTCTTTGAGTTTTCCTGAAGTATTTTTGTCCATCTCGTTTAAGTCACGGCTGAGTTTATCAAGGCCGTTTTTTACGTCATTAACCTCTTTTTTTATTGCCTTTTCTTCCCGGACCGCTTTATTATCAGGGAAAATATTTTTTTCCTGCCGGTTTGCCAGCTGGTTAAGTTCATTAATAAGGGCGTCCAGTTTTTGCTCCGCCTGTGTGCGTTTTAACAAGTTAAGCGTGCGGTCTATTTTTTCCTCAAATTCCTTCTGGTTAAACTGTGTTTCCATGAGGCTTTTTTGTTTTTCCGAAAGTTCAGTCTGCTGAAGCGCCTTGTTTATCTTGTCCAGCATTTCTTTCATTTCCGCAGTCAAAACTTCATTTAGTATTTTTTGAATCTCGGCAATTTTTTCCAGAGTGTCCTCCTTGATAAAAATACTTTTAGACAGCCTGTCTGCAGTGGTTTTCATATTTTTTAATATGTTTTCCAGATTTTCTTTGACTTTTTCTTCCCCTTTATGTATCGATTCCAGTTCTTTTTCTTTTGTCCAGTCAAATTCTTCGCCCTGGCTCATGCTTTTAATAAATTTTTCAGTCTTTTCTTTTAATTCTTTTTGTTCCTGCAGGACCTTTTGGAGCTTAACATTTTCCGACAATTGAGAATCTTCAGTGTCTTTATAAATCTCAAATAAGGACGGGAAATGGATCTGGTACGTTTCCGATTTCCCGATATTCGGGCCTGAGATATTATCATTGTCTTTTGACTCGACATAATAAATTATGGTGTCTTCAGGCAGGAATCCTAATCCGGATAAATTCCAGTTATAATCAAAAACAATGCCTTTCCCTTCAGGTTTCTGCATAAGAGAGACGGATGCCGTTTCATTCCGGCCGACAATTTCGGTCTTTAATTCTATTGTTTCAATTCCAAAATCATCATTAACTGAAATTTTTAAGGGGACCATCATTCTTTCATCAACAGTTATATTTTTCCCCGGCTCAATTATTTTTACGTCAGGCGGGTTGTCCAAAACAGCGTCAATTTTATAACGCGGGGATTCGTTTGTGTATCCTTCTTTATCACGGAGGTCAATATAATAATCATCGTCTTTTTTTATTGTTATTTCTCCAAAGGCCTTGTTTTTCCGGGCATCCATGGGAATTTTTTTGCCTGAGATAAATTTAATATTTGCCGTTTTAAGTTCTTTGCTGCAATCAATGGCAATCTTTGTTTTTGTTCCGGTTAACGCCTTAATCCAGTTATCTTTAATTGTTTTTGGAGGTAATTTTGTATATTCAGGGAAAACAAGATTTGCTTCAAAATTCCGGATTTCAGGTTTTTCGGCAATTTCTATGGAATACTCAGGCGATTTTAAATCACCCTGGGCCACATAATATTTTGTGTCCTGTGTAACCCGGGCTAGTGTTGTTTGGTGTTTTGTTTTTGTTAAACTATTAAAATCCTGGTTTTTTATTTCATCTTCCTTTGTCCAGTAAAAAATTTTCATATCGGAAGAATCAATTTTAAGTGAAAACGCCGTTATCTCAAGATCGTTCCCGGGAAATATTTTTGTGTTGCCGGGGATCACCTTTAGAGGAAAGTAAGGAGACCCGTGGATAAATTCATTCGAAAAAAATGACGAAGCCGCCGCGAACATATCCGGGGATATTATTACAAGGAATAAAGTTAACGCGGACGCGGCGCTGAATAATATAAAATTGTTTCTTAATGGTTTTAGAGAAACCGCTTTCTTAAAATTATATTTACCGATAATTTGCCCGGAATTTTCCAAATAAGCGGAAACAAGGTTGAGAGAATAACCATAAATATTATTTTTTAGATATTTTTTGAGTTGGACGTAAGTTATGACCGTGTCTTTTAATTCGGGAATATGGTTTTCAACTAAAAAAGCAGTTTTCTCCGCTTTATATTTTTTAAAAAGCGGAAGCTGCAGAAAAACAAATACTGTTCCCAAAAACAAAAATGACCCATACCTTAGAGCTGAAAGAAAATTATAATTATTCCCAAAATAATTTATTAACGGTGTTACGGCGATGATGAAAAACAGAGAGACGGTGAGAAATAAAACTACACCCCTGATAAATTCAATTCCCTTTAGTTTCAAAGAAAAATTGTAAAGTTTTTGTTCCACGGGTAAATTTTTCATTATAATAAATTATACCATAGAAACATGATTTCAATATCATTTGCGTTTTTCTTTAGTTTGTTTAAAAATAAATGGAATATTGCGGGGAAAAAGGGTAAAATAGAAATTAAATCAAGGTAAAAATAAAATATTACAATATAGGATATAAATGGATTTTAAGCTGGTTCTCGAAAAACTTTTGATGGGTTTTAAAAAAGAAAATGTCCGTTATGCTCTTATCGGCGGGTTAGCGCTTGGCGCATGGGGGGTAACAAGGTCAACGGTTGATATAGATTTTCTTGTGCTTTTTGAAGATATGGACAAGGTTGACCGGATAATGAATAAACTTGGTTATAGTGTCAGGTATAAAAGTGAAAATGTGTCGCAATATATTTCGCCCCTTAAAATATTCGGTGAAATAGATTTTTTACATGCTTTCAGAAAAATTGCCGTCAGTATGCTTCAAAGGGCTGAGGAAAGAAAAATGTTTAATGAAACAATACCTGTCAAAGTGTTAAAAATAGAAGATTTGATAGGATTAAAAGTACAGGCCATAGCTAACAATGAATCCCGGAAAAACATGGATTTATCCGATATCGAATCTTTAATCAAGGAGAACAAGGCAGATATAAACTGGGATACTCTGGAAGAATATTTTGATTTATTTGATTTTAAGGCGCTTTTTAATGAACTCAGGAGAAAAATCAATGCCGATAATAAGCAAAAATGAGAAAATAGAGCTAATAAAATCAGTAAAATCGGATTCATTACGAAAAGATATGGAGTATTTGTCCCGCCATAAACATAATCCCGTGGTTGTAAAAGGCAGGATAAATATGGATAATTTGATTGTTTTTTTAAACGAATACAACGAATTTATCAACCACCGCCCGAAACCATTCAGAAAAATTATCGATAAAAATATGAAAATTTAATATTTGAGTTTGATATTTAAGCCGCCATTTTCAAAATATGCCAATGGATTTTGCAGATCCCACATTTGTAGCATCCTTTGCCCTTGTTTAGTTTTTTTTCGCCTCATTCCATATTCTGTCCAGCTTCTCAAGCGTGTAATACGAAAAATCCTTGCCTTTGCGGGCGGTCTTATGATAGAAATAGGCAAAATGATATAGTGTTTCTTTAAGAAAATTATTAAATTGCCCGGCAAAAAACCCTTGACAAACAGTATTATTGATAGTATTATTTATAGTGTTAATAAAAGTATTATTATGAAAGGCCGCTTATATGGATTATAAAATAACCGCGAATGAATTGAAGACAAAAGGAGTTTCAGCCATAAAAGAAGCCACTGCTGATTACCCGGAGGCAGTTATAACGGTAAGGGGCAAGAGCCGTTATGTCGTTATTCCCATCGAAGCCTATAATCATTTGAGGGAATGTGAACTGGAAGCGGCCATTATTGAATCCAAAAAGGACATCAAAAACGGTAAATATGTCTGCGAAAGCGTTGAAGCTCACATTAAAAGACTAAAACGTGGCTAAAATAATATATACCGAAAGTTATATTAAACGGGCAAAAAAATTCATTAAAAAACCTCCTGAAATTATTAATCAATACGCTAAAACGCTGAAATTGCTTGAAATTAATCCATTTCATCCGTCCCTGAGGCTCCATAAATTAAAGGGCAGGCTTTCCAATCTGCATTCCGTATCAATAAATATCTCGTACCGCATATCGATTGATTTTATTATTGAAGAGGATATGATTATTCCTATTGACATCGGTTCTCATGACGAAGTATATCAAAATTAAATTTTTACTTGACTTATTATAATTAATAAGTTATTATAATTGATAATGTGGCATATTAAAGAACATAAGGATATTGAGAAGGTTTGCCGTAAACTTCCGCCGGTTATTGTAAAAAAATATGAGCTTTGGAAAAACATCGTGTTTCGCCATGGGCCCGACAAACTGCGGGAATTTCCCGGTTTCCATGACGAGAAGCTAAAAGGTAAAAGAGAAGGCCAACGCTCATCGAGGTTAAGTTTACAGCACAGAGTCATTTACGCGGTGGAACAAAATATTGTGAGAGTTTATGTTCTTGAAATAACGCCGCATGAATATTAGGAGGGTATATGAGGATTAGAAAAAACGAATTCAGGCGTGCGAAACCGCACATAGAATTAACGACAGGCGAGGTTATTCAGATGCTTCGCGAATTGAAAGAATGGACCCAGGAAGAATTGTCTAAACACTCCGGCATTAGTTCTACAAACATCAGCTTGCTGGAAAATGGCAGGGTCGACATTGGTAAAAAGCGGGCGGAACAATTGGCAAAGGCCTTCAATGTCCATCCGGCAACTATTATGTTCCCCGAGTATGAGTCTCTGGAAATAAAAAAAGCGGCTTAATAATTTTCTTGATTGGCAATTTATTTCCGTCCATGTTTTTGGCTTTTCCGCGCCTTTTTTGCCTCGTTCCAGATCTCGTCAAGGCCTTCAAGCGTGTATTGGGAGAAGTCTTTTCCTTCTCTTGCTATTTTTTCTTCGATAAAAGTGAAACGGCTGATGAATTTTCCGATGGTTTTGCTTAAAACCGTTTCAGGGTCTTTTTCAAGAAACCGCGCGATATTGACCAGCACGAAAAAAAGGTCGCCGAGTTCCTCCTCCATGCCCCTGGAGTCTTTTTTCTTATACGCGGTTTTGAATTCAGAGAACTCTTCATCAAGCTTTGAAAATATGTCTTCCACGTGGTTCCAGTCAAAACCGACCCGTGAAGCTCTGTCTTGTACCCTTTGTGCGCGCATCATCGCGGGCATGCCTTTTGGTATCCCGTCCAGAATGGATTTTTGCTCCCGGGATTTTCCCTTCTTTTCCTCCTTTTTTATCTTTTCCCAGTTATTCAGGACGTCTTTAACCCCGTGGACTTTTTTGTTTTCAAACACATGCGGGTGCCGCCGGACCATTTTTGCGTAAATAATTTTCAAGACATCTTCGATTGTAAAAGCTTTATTATCTTTCGCTATCTGGCAGTGAAATATGACCTGGAACAGGAGATCGCCGAGTTCTTCTTTCAGTTTATCCGCGTTATTTTCGTCAATTGCCTCGATTACCTCGTAGGTTTCCTCGATTAATGAAGGTTTAAGCGAAAAATGGGTTTGCTTCAGGTCCCACGGGCAGCCGCCTTTTTTTTTCCGCAGTATCTCCATTAACTTTACAAGTTTATAAAAAGAATCTTTTATATTATTTTCAGCCATAATAAAAATATTATATCACAATATAAAAATTTCGGTTTTTTTATATTCATTTTTGGTATAATATCTACTTATAAATTTTGAGTCCGGCAAATTTTTATTTTAAGAAGTAATTTTATATCTCTTTCACACGCTCTTATGGCAAGCGCAAGTATGTCGCTAATGTTGGGAATGCCCTTCCGGAATTCTCTCATCCGCCTAAGGCGGATTCGGTCAGTTCCGGCTTTCCCAACATAGACTCCGACTTGCGCTAAGCCATTTCCGCTAATGTTCTTTCGATATAAAATTACTTCTTTTTGGAATTTTGCCAACTCAAGTTATTAAATTTTAAACAAAAACAGGAGATTGCCATGACCGAAAAACACAAGACTGATACGTTTGAGTATAAAGCCGAGATGAAACAGCTTTTAAACATTATCGTCCATTCATTATATACTCATCCCGAGATTTTTTTGCGCGAGCTTATTTCCAACGCTTCCGACGCGCTTAATAAAATCCGTTTCCAGGGATTGACCGATCGTAACATTACTGATCCGGACGCGCCGCTGGAGATAAGGATAGATGTTGACCCAAAACAAGGAACATTTTCCATAGAGGATACCGGCATAGGGATGACCAGGGACGAGCTTATAAATAATATCGGGACCGTCGCCCGCTCGGGTACGGTTGAATTCTTTGAAAAGATCAAAAAAGAGGGCAAAAAATTCGATGAAAACCTTATAGGTCAATTCGGTGTGGGATTTTACTCGGTGTTCATGGTTGCTGATGATGTTATTATAGAGACAAAACATGCCGGCATGGATTCCAAAGGCCTGAAATGGGAATCAAAAGGCGAAAGCTCCTTTACAATAGAAGAGATTGACCGCGAAAACAGGGGGACAAAGATATATTTCAAATTAAAAGACAACGCGAAAGAATATTCCGACGAGTACAGGGTCAAAGAGATTATTAATAAATACTCCAATTTCGCCGATTTTCCGATACTTTTTAAGGGTGAAAGGATCAATAAGATAAGCGCGTTATGGCGCAAAAAGTCCAAAGACATCAAGGAAAACGAGGCAAATGAATTTTATAAATATATCGCGAACGACTTTGACGACCCGTTGGGTTATTTTCACCTGGATATTGAAGGCGAGGTCAATTTTAAGGCCCTTCTTTTTATTTCAAAGCACGCCCCGTTCGATTCATGGCAGTTCCAGAAGGAAAAATCACTGCATCTTTATTCGAATAAAATACTTATACAAAATGACTGCAAGGACCTCCTGCCTGAATATCTCAGGTTTGTCAAAGGAGTTGTCGATACGGCGGACCTGCCGTTAAATGTTTCCCGTGAATTTATCCAGAATCACCCGGCTATCGGCACGATAAGGTCGGTATTGACAAAAAGGATTTTGCGTTACCTTTCGGATCTTTCGGATAAATCGAAAGACAAATATGAAGCATTCTATAAAAATTTTTCACCCCTTCTTAAACTGGGGCTTACCAGTGATTTCGGAAACAAAGATAAAATAACGGAGCTTTTACGGTTTGAGTCTTCCCTGAAGAAGCCCGGAGAATACGTTTCTTTGAAGGATTATGTCTCCGGAATGAAAACAGACCAGAAAGAAATTTATTATATCTGCGGAGAACACCGCTTGGACATCGAAAAAAATCCCAACCTGGAATATTTCAGAAAAAAGGGAATAGAGGTTTTGTTTTTAGCTGACCCCGTTGACGCCTTTATTATCCCGTCCGTGAATGAATTCGAAAAACATCGCCTGAAATCAATAGAAAAGGCGGACATTGAACTTGCCCCTGAAGACAAGATCGAGAAACCGGAGGCCAATCTCACCAAATCGCTGTTGACGCTGTTCAAAGAAACGCTCGGCGGCAAGGTCGAAGATGTTGTGGCCTCAAAAAGGCTTGTTGAGTCCGCGGTGACTGTCGTCGCCGGCAAAAACGCGATGGACAGCCATACCGAAAGGATGATGAAGATGATGAACAAGGATTTCAGGGGTTCAAAAAAGATCATGGAAGTAAACACCTCTCATCCTTTAATAACCAACTTGTCAAGAATGTACATGGCCGACGCGAATGACCCTTTCATTAAAAAATGCGTGGAACAGCTTTATGAGGGCGCCCTGCTTGCGGAAGGCAGTCTCGCGTCAACCGCCGATTTTGTGAAACGGATGACGGAGATTATGGAAAGAGCGGCGAAATGAATGGAATTATTTAAAATTGCCCCCGCATTTAACTTGCATTTTTTCGAATAATACTTGACAAATTCACTATTTAGTCATACTATAATAAATAGTAGGAATAAAATCAAAAGTTGGAGGAATTATGCAAGTAGTAAAAGTTTTACCAAAAGGACAGATTACCCTTCCTAAGAAAATAAGAAAGGCTTTAAATATAAAAGATGGGGATACATTGGTTGTTGAAAAAACCGGTCAGGAATTAGTTATTAAAAAAGGTAAAACGATATTTGATTATGTTGGAACTTTACCTAATATAGGATTGTCAATTGATGAAATAAGAGAAAAAGCCATAGAAAAGGCAGTCAAAGAAGATGAATAGATCATTTATTGATACAAGTGTAATTCTGAGATTCTTGGTTAAAGATGATGATGTAAAAAAGGAAGCATCCAGGAAATTAATTAAAGATTCAAAAGGCAATGATGT
The sequence above is drawn from the bacterium genome and encodes:
- the htpG gene encoding molecular chaperone HtpG, producing the protein MTEKHKTDTFEYKAEMKQLLNIIVHSLYTHPEIFLRELISNASDALNKIRFQGLTDRNITDPDAPLEIRIDVDPKQGTFSIEDTGIGMTRDELINNIGTVARSGTVEFFEKIKKEGKKFDENLIGQFGVGFYSVFMVADDVIIETKHAGMDSKGLKWESKGESSFTIEEIDRENRGTKIYFKLKDNAKEYSDEYRVKEIINKYSNFADFPILFKGERINKISALWRKKSKDIKENEANEFYKYIANDFDDPLGYFHLDIEGEVNFKALLFISKHAPFDSWQFQKEKSLHLYSNKILIQNDCKDLLPEYLRFVKGVVDTADLPLNVSREFIQNHPAIGTIRSVLTKRILRYLSDLSDKSKDKYEAFYKNFSPLLKLGLTSDFGNKDKITELLRFESSLKKPGEYVSLKDYVSGMKTDQKEIYYICGEHRLDIEKNPNLEYFRKKGIEVLFLADPVDAFIIPSVNEFEKHRLKSIEKADIELAPEDKIEKPEANLTKSLLTLFKETLGGKVEDVVASKRLVESAVTVVAGKNAMDSHTERMMKMMNKDFRGSKKIMEVNTSHPLITNLSRMYMADANDPFIKKCVEQLYEGALLAEGSLASTADFVKRMTEIMERAAK
- a CDS encoding AbrB/MazE/SpoVT family DNA-binding domain-containing protein — encoded protein: MQVVKVLPKGQITLPKKIRKALNIKDGDTLVVEKTGQELVIKKGKTIFDYVGTLPNIGLSIDEIREKAIEKAVKEDE